The proteins below are encoded in one region of Paenibacillus albus:
- a CDS encoding spore germination protein codes for MRFESLRSNEDFITRKFEKSDYSMCLYYFCTVCNEEDIFKKLIPAFYNSDSAAAYELYVRSFPSWALAASDADAIPKLLSGSVAVMLNEQLFLVEIKNYITRAVDISTEENVLQGPKDGLSENLDTSINLIRNRYRSEALRAESHHAGNKSNTKLVMMFDEQLIDKADLAAFKLKVAKVQVDIVQSAGQLQKNLIQNKLNLFPLFLTTERPDRVVRSLSEGKIILLLEGSSWALIGPVTFFDFFKSMDDPVQMPIIGQFLVSIRYIALLITLVLPALYISIISYSPDLLKVQFALLVAGSRMSVPFPSYIELIFMLIMTEFLIEASIRLPKTISPTATTVGGLILGQAATQAGLVADVMIIVISAVAISNFVVPVNAMHQAIRIIRYPLILFASFLGTIGVVVGLLALVAYLCSLKSLGRPYFKLL; via the coding sequence GTGCGTTTTGAGAGCTTACGAAGCAACGAGGACTTCATTACTCGGAAGTTCGAGAAGAGCGATTATTCCATGTGCCTGTATTACTTCTGCACGGTCTGTAATGAAGAAGATATCTTCAAGAAGCTGATTCCCGCCTTCTACAATTCAGATTCTGCAGCTGCGTACGAGCTGTATGTGCGATCGTTCCCGAGCTGGGCCTTGGCCGCTAGCGATGCCGATGCGATCCCGAAGCTGCTTAGCGGAAGCGTTGCGGTCATGCTGAATGAGCAGCTCTTCCTGGTCGAGATCAAGAACTACATTACTCGCGCCGTCGATATATCGACAGAGGAGAACGTGCTGCAAGGGCCGAAGGACGGCCTTAGCGAGAATCTGGATACGTCCATTAATTTGATCCGAAACCGATATAGGAGCGAAGCTCTGCGTGCGGAAAGCCATCACGCGGGCAACAAATCGAACACGAAGCTGGTCATGATGTTCGACGAACAGCTTATAGACAAGGCCGATCTCGCAGCTTTCAAGCTCAAGGTTGCGAAGGTCCAAGTGGATATCGTCCAATCCGCCGGACAGCTGCAGAAGAATCTGATTCAGAACAAGCTGAACTTATTTCCGCTCTTCCTGACGACTGAACGTCCAGACCGAGTCGTGAGGAGCTTGTCAGAGGGCAAAATCATCCTTCTGCTGGAGGGGTCGTCATGGGCATTAATTGGCCCGGTGACCTTTTTTGATTTCTTCAAGTCGATGGATGACCCGGTTCAGATGCCGATCATCGGTCAGTTTCTCGTCTCTATCCGCTACATCGCGCTCTTGATTACGCTCGTTCTCCCGGCTTTATATATCTCGATCATCTCCTATTCGCCGGACTTGCTCAAAGTTCAGTTTGCATTGCTTGTAGCGGGAAGCCGGATGTCCGTTCCTTTCCCCTCGTATATTGAGCTCATATTCATGCTTATTATGACGGAATTTCTGATCGAAGCGAGCATTCGGCTGCCTAAGACGATCAGCCCTACCGCAACGACGGTTGGCGGATTAATCTTGGGACAAGCGGCTACTCAGGCTGGTCTCGTCGCAGATGTAATGATCATTGTCATCTCTGCGGTCGCGATCTCCAACTTCGTTGTCCCCGTCAATGCGATGCACCAAGCCATCCGAATTATTCGTTACCCGCTCATCCTATTCGCGAGCTTTCTAGGTACGATCGGCGTAGTTGTAGGATTACTCGCTCTCGTTGCTTATCTATGCAGCTTGAAGAGCTTAGGCAGGCCCTACTTTAAGCTTCTGTAA
- the rpiA gene encoding ribose-5-phosphate isomerase RpiA → MDARTEAKRAAAEKAAEYVHDGMIVGLGTGSTAYWVIQKLGERMKNGLKIKAVATSNQSELLAKELEIPFVPLSEIGEIDLTIDGADEVDDEWNLIKGGGGALLREKIIATASKELIIIADESKVVKKLGQFPLPVEIVQFGYELTLCKLASYGCITHLRMQEEERFITDNGNYIVDCAFGQIERASDLHAALNMIPGVVENGLFINLATKVIIGANDGSIKELDRN, encoded by the coding sequence ATGGACGCGAGAACAGAAGCAAAACGTGCTGCAGCGGAGAAGGCTGCTGAATATGTGCATGACGGGATGATTGTGGGATTAGGTACGGGCTCGACGGCATACTGGGTGATTCAGAAGCTAGGCGAGAGAATGAAGAACGGTCTAAAGATTAAGGCAGTTGCAACGTCAAACCAGTCTGAATTACTGGCAAAAGAGCTGGAGATTCCGTTCGTGCCATTATCGGAGATCGGTGAGATTGATCTTACAATTGACGGCGCTGATGAAGTCGACGATGAGTGGAACTTGATCAAGGGCGGTGGAGGCGCGCTGCTGCGGGAGAAAATCATAGCTACCGCCAGCAAAGAGCTAATCATCATTGCCGACGAGAGCAAGGTGGTGAAGAAGCTGGGGCAGTTCCCGCTTCCAGTGGAGATCGTGCAATTCGGCTATGAGCTTACGCTGTGTAAACTGGCTTCGTATGGATGCATCACGCATTTGAGAATGCAAGAGGAGGAACGATTCATTACGGATAACGGCAATTATATTGTCGATTGCGCGTTTGGTCAGATTGAACGGGCAAGCGATCTGCATGCTGCACTTAACATGATACCCGGAGTTGTAGAGAACGGCTTGTTCATCAATCTCGCGACGAAAGTGATTATTGGAGCTAATGATGGCTCGATAAAAGAATTGGATAGGAATTAG
- the hutH gene encoding histidine ammonia-lyase translates to MKPLVLDGESLTPELIAEVSEYNRPVVLSSEARKRIDACRKMVEELVDGGQVVYGVTTGFGKFSDVVISPENAAQLQVNLIRSHACAVGRPMSEPAVRALMLLRANALCKGHSGITMATLQLLIHCINKRVYPVVPEQGSLGASGDLAPLSHLVLVLIGEGEAYYQGKRLQGAQALARAGLGPITLQAKEGLALINGTQVMTSIGTLAYVKATRLARIADVIAAMTLETLHGIPDAFAEEVQLARPYPEQIGVARNLRTLLQGSALTTRQGQLRVQDAYSLRCLPQVHGATRQVLGYTRDKLGIEINAATDNPLLFPEKALVVSGGNFHGQPIAFAMDFLKIGMSELANISERRTERLVNPALSGGLPAFLSHNPGLGSGLMIMQYVSASLVSENKVLCHPASVDSIPSSAGQEDHVSMGTTAARHAEQVINNVAKVLAIELICAAEAADFVGEGGLAPATKVLYDCLRAIVPKVLEDRSISAEIERTAAMLLSGDWLKDVEAVSGPLY, encoded by the coding sequence ATGAAGCCACTCGTACTAGACGGAGAAAGCCTCACTCCCGAATTAATTGCAGAGGTATCCGAATATAATCGTCCCGTTGTCCTGAGCAGTGAAGCAAGGAAGCGGATTGACGCTTGCCGGAAAATGGTGGAAGAGCTGGTTGACGGCGGGCAAGTGGTTTATGGCGTGACGACAGGCTTCGGGAAGTTCAGCGACGTCGTCATTTCGCCGGAGAACGCGGCGCAGCTCCAAGTTAACTTGATTCGAAGCCATGCGTGCGCTGTGGGCCGTCCAATGAGCGAACCGGCAGTGCGCGCTCTTATGCTGCTCCGCGCGAACGCGCTGTGTAAAGGCCATTCAGGGATTACGATGGCAACGCTGCAGCTGTTGATCCATTGTATCAACAAGCGAGTGTATCCGGTCGTGCCTGAGCAAGGCTCGCTAGGCGCTAGCGGTGATTTGGCGCCGTTATCTCATCTTGTCCTCGTGCTGATTGGCGAAGGAGAGGCGTATTATCAAGGGAAGAGGCTTCAAGGCGCACAGGCTCTAGCACGAGCCGGACTTGGACCGATTACGCTGCAAGCCAAAGAAGGGCTCGCGCTCATTAACGGTACTCAGGTTATGACCTCGATCGGCACTCTCGCATATGTGAAAGCGACGCGGCTGGCGAGAATTGCAGATGTGATCGCTGCGATGACGCTGGAAACGCTGCATGGCATACCGGACGCGTTCGCCGAGGAAGTGCAGCTAGCTCGGCCATACCCCGAGCAGATTGGCGTGGCGCGCAACTTGCGCACGCTTCTTCAAGGGAGCGCACTCACCACGCGCCAAGGCCAACTCAGGGTGCAGGACGCTTATTCATTGCGCTGCTTACCGCAAGTGCATGGCGCTACACGACAAGTGCTCGGTTACACGCGCGATAAGCTTGGGATAGAGATTAATGCCGCAACGGATAATCCGCTCTTGTTCCCAGAGAAGGCGCTCGTCGTTTCGGGTGGCAATTTTCACGGTCAACCGATCGCATTTGCGATGGATTTCTTGAAGATTGGCATGAGCGAGCTTGCGAATATATCGGAGCGACGGACGGAACGTCTTGTGAATCCAGCGTTGTCCGGGGGATTGCCGGCATTTCTGAGCCATAATCCCGGTCTTGGATCAGGCCTCATGATTATGCAGTACGTCAGCGCGTCACTCGTCTCTGAGAATAAGGTCCTCTGCCATCCAGCCAGCGTCGATTCGATTCCGTCGTCAGCGGGGCAGGAGGATCATGTGTCAATGGGAACGACTGCGGCGAGGCATGCGGAGCAGGTTATCAACAATGTGGCAAAAGTATTGGCAATTGAACTCATCTGCGCGGCGGAAGCAGCCGACTTCGTCGGCGAGGGGGGACTCGCTCCCGCGACGAAGGTGTTATATGACTGCTTGCGGGCAATCGTTCCGAAAGTCTTGGAAGATCGCTCGATTTCAGCGGAAATTGAGCGAACGGCGGCGATGCTGTTGTCCGGCGATTGGCTGAAAGACGTTGAAGCAGTGTCTGGTCCATTGTATTAA
- the hutU gene encoding urocanate hydratase, giving the protein MSDNQPTEEPKRIIRAPRGSELSCKDWVQEAAMRMLMNNLDSEVAERPEDLVVYGGIGKAARNWPSYDAIVRELQRLESNETLLIQSGKPVGVFKTHERAPRVLLSNSVLVPKWATWEKFRELEQKGLMMYGQMTAGSWIYIGTQGILQGTYETFAEAARQHTGGTLRGTLTLTAGLGGMGGAQPLAVTMNDGVVIVVEVDRARIERRIQTRYCDVLAETLDEALELAEQAKTAGKALSIGLLGNAAEIYPEFVRRGIRPDFTTDQTSAHDPLTGYIPAGLTLEEAATLRSRDPEQYVQLAKASMAVQVRAMLELQQMGSVVFDYGNNIRQAAYDEGVLQAFSFPGFVPAYIRPLFCEGKGPFRWVALSGDPEDIRKTDELVVQLFPGNDRLRRWIEMAGERVAFQGLPARICWLGYGEREKFGLALNDMVRSGELRAPIVIGRDHLDCGSVASPNRETEAMKDGSDAVGDWAILNALINTSAGASWVSVHHGGGVGMGYSLHAGMVVVADGTDEAAERLRAVLTSDPGMGVIRHVDAGYDEATETAQKHGIRIPMQE; this is encoded by the coding sequence ATGAGTGATAATCAACCGACCGAGGAGCCCAAACGCATTATCCGTGCCCCGCGCGGCTCTGAGCTGTCCTGCAAAGACTGGGTGCAGGAAGCCGCTATGCGCATGCTCATGAACAATCTGGATTCCGAAGTGGCCGAGCGCCCGGAGGATCTTGTCGTGTACGGTGGAATTGGCAAGGCTGCGCGGAACTGGCCTTCCTATGACGCTATTGTGCGTGAGCTTCAGCGACTGGAGAGTAATGAGACACTGCTCATTCAGTCCGGCAAGCCGGTCGGCGTCTTCAAGACGCATGAACGCGCCCCGCGCGTGCTGCTGTCAAACTCGGTACTCGTGCCGAAATGGGCAACCTGGGAAAAGTTCCGCGAGCTCGAGCAGAAGGGGCTTATGATGTATGGTCAGATGACTGCCGGGAGCTGGATCTACATCGGCACACAGGGGATTTTGCAAGGGACCTATGAGACATTCGCTGAAGCAGCGAGGCAGCATACGGGAGGCACCTTGCGCGGTACGCTTACGTTGACAGCGGGGCTGGGCGGTATGGGCGGCGCACAGCCGCTAGCCGTAACGATGAACGATGGCGTCGTCATCGTCGTTGAAGTCGATCGGGCAAGGATCGAACGTCGAATCCAGACGCGGTATTGCGATGTGCTTGCAGAGACGTTGGACGAAGCGCTTGAGCTAGCGGAGCAAGCGAAGACCGCAGGGAAGGCGCTCTCGATAGGTCTGCTGGGCAATGCCGCAGAGATATATCCAGAGTTCGTGCGTCGCGGGATTAGGCCTGATTTCACAACAGACCAGACCTCCGCCCATGACCCGCTCACTGGCTACATCCCTGCGGGCTTAACACTGGAAGAGGCGGCCACGCTGCGCTCACGCGATCCTGAGCAGTATGTGCAGCTTGCCAAAGCAAGCATGGCTGTTCAAGTACGGGCGATGCTCGAGCTGCAGCAGATGGGATCTGTCGTGTTCGATTACGGTAACAACATCCGGCAGGCTGCATACGACGAAGGCGTGCTTCAAGCGTTCAGCTTTCCCGGCTTCGTTCCGGCCTATATTCGCCCTCTGTTCTGCGAAGGGAAAGGGCCTTTCCGCTGGGTGGCATTGTCCGGAGATCCGGAAGATATACGGAAAACGGATGAACTCGTGGTTCAACTTTTCCCAGGAAATGATCGGCTTCGAAGATGGATCGAGATGGCAGGTGAGCGGGTCGCCTTCCAAGGGCTTCCTGCCCGTATTTGCTGGCTTGGTTATGGCGAACGAGAGAAATTCGGCCTCGCGCTGAACGATATGGTTCGCAGCGGCGAGCTGCGAGCGCCGATTGTCATTGGCCGCGACCATCTCGACTGCGGCTCGGTCGCTTCCCCTAATCGGGAGACGGAAGCGATGAAGGACGGCTCCGACGCGGTCGGGGATTGGGCGATCCTGAATGCGCTAATCAACACATCTGCTGGCGCATCGTGGGTATCTGTCCACCATGGAGGCGGCGTTGGGATGGGATATTCGCTGCATGCCGGCATGGTTGTCGTTGCTGACGGAACCGATGAAGCGGCAGAGCGACTTCGCGCTGTGCTGACCTCTGATCCAGGAATGGGCGTTATTCGCCATGTGGACGCGGGTTATGATGAGGCGACCGAAACGGCGCAGAAGCACGGTATCCGCATTCCGATGCAGGAATAG
- the hutI gene encoding imidazolonepropionase: protein MSLSSGMSTRTERVDLLVTDIGLLVTPPPGGVPRYGAEMCVVHQIEQAAIAIQGERIVRFGPEHDVRSWLGDTEIVETVSAGGRLVVPGFVDPHTHLVHGGSREHELSLKRSGMPYLEILAQGGGILSTVRATRAASEAALLEKASRSLDIMLLNGVTTIEAKSGYGLSLEDELKQLRVAKQLNSSHPVDLISTFMGGHAVPTEYADRSDEYVEFIVSKMMPEVALHGLAAFCDVFCEAGVFSISQSKRILEAGKQYGLISKIHADEIVSLGGAELAGEVGAISAEHLLAASDQGLGALAANGVIPVLLPGTSFNLGLKQHARAREMMDSYQLPVALATDYNPGSCPTESLQLIMMLASLNLKMTPEEILTACTINAAAAIGLASEIGSIEVGKQADITILDAPSLAYLPYHFGINHTFGVIKKGRIAVWNGQLAAGE, encoded by the coding sequence ATGAGTTTGAGTTCGGGCATGAGTACGAGGACGGAGCGAGTTGACTTGCTTGTTACAGATATTGGGTTGTTGGTCACGCCGCCGCCGGGAGGCGTTCCGCGTTACGGTGCTGAGATGTGTGTCGTTCATCAGATTGAGCAAGCGGCCATTGCCATTCAAGGCGAGCGGATTGTGCGGTTCGGTCCAGAGCACGACGTTCGGAGTTGGCTCGGCGATACCGAAATCGTGGAAACCGTTAGTGCGGGAGGCCGGCTGGTTGTACCCGGCTTCGTTGATCCGCATACACATCTTGTTCATGGCGGCTCGCGGGAGCATGAGCTGTCGCTCAAGCGCTCGGGCATGCCGTATTTGGAGATTTTGGCACAGGGTGGCGGCATCCTGAGCACGGTTCGAGCAACTCGCGCAGCAAGCGAGGCTGCATTACTCGAGAAAGCGAGCCGCAGCCTCGACATCATGCTGCTCAATGGAGTCACGACCATTGAAGCGAAGAGCGGGTATGGGCTGTCGCTCGAGGATGAGCTTAAGCAATTGCGCGTAGCCAAGCAGCTGAATTCGAGCCATCCGGTCGATCTCATATCTACATTCATGGGCGGGCATGCCGTGCCAACCGAGTATGCAGACAGGTCGGATGAATATGTGGAGTTTATCGTGAGCAAGATGATGCCGGAAGTTGCGTTGCATGGGCTCGCAGCGTTCTGCGATGTGTTCTGCGAGGCAGGTGTCTTTAGCATTTCGCAATCCAAGCGCATTTTGGAAGCTGGGAAGCAGTATGGTCTCATTTCGAAAATTCACGCCGACGAAATCGTATCGCTTGGCGGCGCAGAACTTGCAGGAGAGGTTGGTGCAATATCCGCGGAGCATCTCCTCGCAGCTTCAGACCAAGGGTTAGGCGCGCTCGCCGCAAACGGCGTTATTCCGGTACTGCTGCCCGGAACATCATTCAATCTGGGGCTCAAGCAGCATGCACGCGCACGCGAGATGATGGATTCGTATCAGCTGCCTGTGGCACTCGCGACGGACTACAATCCCGGCTCTTGTCCAACGGAATCGCTGCAGCTCATTATGATGCTGGCATCCCTGAACCTCAAGATGACACCTGAAGAAATCTTAACCGCCTGCACCATCAACGCGGCTGCTGCGATCGGACTAGCAAGCGAGATCGGCTCGATCGAAGTAGGGAAGCAAGCGGATATCACGATACTCGATGCGCCAAGCCTCGCTTATTTACCGTATCATTTTGGCATTAATCATACGTTTGGCGTGATCAAGAAAGGAAGAATTGCTGTCTGGAATGGCCAGCTTGCAGCGGGAGAGTGA
- the hutG gene encoding formimidoylglutamase yields MNESGSGSGNGSTSANNSSSSIPFLTSPEQAVFRDHLETKLSHWIRPWDGQEKLTAGIIGVPLSKSSISLSGASTTPAAVRAAFKSFTTYSMEYGVDLQHMAVRDLGDVQMHVTDLAECHSRIEACLTKLYEQKPSLVPIVIGGDHSISCPSVKAFAKRYPDKKVGIIHFDAHHDVRNFEDGGVTNGTPFRGILESGAVQGSNIAQIGIRGFMNSKPYHDYVLSKGVHVFSSRDVRVNGIHPIVTQALAAASNGTDAIYVSFDVDVIDQAYAPGCPAIGTGGLNPWDALDALYHLGTLPQVMGIDFVCIDPTVDVRNVTSRLAVQFMLSFLAGMASRSG; encoded by the coding sequence ATGAACGAAAGTGGAAGTGGAAGTGGAAATGGAAGTACGAGTGCAAACAACAGTAGCAGCAGCATCCCTTTCCTGACATCGCCGGAACAAGCCGTCTTTCGAGACCATTTGGAGACTAAGCTCTCGCATTGGATACGCCCATGGGATGGTCAAGAGAAGCTCACGGCAGGAATTATCGGTGTCCCGCTCTCCAAGTCCTCAATCTCGCTCTCCGGCGCTTCGACGACGCCAGCAGCAGTGCGCGCCGCGTTCAAATCCTTCACCACCTACTCGATGGAATACGGCGTTGACCTTCAGCATATGGCGGTCCGAGATCTGGGAGACGTTCAAATGCATGTGACGGATCTCGCAGAATGCCACAGTCGTATTGAAGCTTGTCTTACCAAGCTATATGAACAGAAGCCATCGTTAGTTCCAATCGTAATTGGAGGAGATCACTCTATTAGTTGTCCGTCTGTCAAAGCTTTCGCCAAGCGTTACCCTGATAAAAAGGTGGGCATTATCCACTTTGACGCTCACCATGACGTGCGTAATTTCGAGGATGGAGGTGTGACGAACGGGACGCCATTCCGAGGGATTTTGGAATCTGGAGCAGTCCAGGGCAGCAACATCGCGCAAATCGGTATCCGCGGATTTATGAATTCGAAGCCCTATCATGACTATGTGCTCAGCAAAGGCGTACATGTCTTCAGCTCGCGTGATGTAAGGGTCAACGGAATTCATCCCATAGTTACTCAAGCGCTCGCAGCTGCCAGTAACGGGACTGATGCGATCTATGTAAGCTTCGACGTCGATGTGATCGACCAAGCCTATGCCCCGGGCTGCCCCGCAATCGGCACAGGCGGGCTGAATCCGTGGGATGCCCTTGATGCGCTGTATCATCTTGGCACCTTGCCGCAAGTGATGGGGATCGACTTCGTTTGTATTGATCCGACGGTTGATGTACGCAATGTTACCTCACGCCTTGCGGTGCAATTTATGCTCAGCTTCTTAGCTGGAATGGCGAGCCGTTCGGGGTGA
- a CDS encoding DJ-1/PfpI family protein translates to MSKKILIITGDAVESLEVYYPYFRVLEEGYEAVIAAPSVKTLRTVVHDFEGWDTYTEKPGYQLNAHIAFSEVDPAAYDGLIIPGGRAPEYIRLHDDIPRIVSHFFEANKPVGAICHAALVLSVVNDRSTFQGRTMTAYAACRPDVEALGAAYSKETLCVDGNLISGHAWPDLPGFMREFLKQVHAR, encoded by the coding sequence TTGTCCAAAAAAATTCTCATCATCACTGGAGATGCCGTAGAATCGTTAGAAGTGTACTATCCATATTTCCGCGTATTGGAGGAGGGCTATGAAGCGGTAATCGCTGCCCCAAGCGTCAAAACACTGCGCACCGTGGTCCATGATTTTGAAGGCTGGGATACATATACGGAAAAACCGGGCTACCAACTGAATGCTCATATTGCGTTCTCCGAGGTTGACCCGGCAGCTTATGATGGACTCATTATCCCTGGCGGCCGTGCTCCCGAATACATTCGACTCCATGATGACATCCCCCGGATTGTCAGCCATTTCTTTGAGGCCAATAAGCCGGTAGGGGCGATCTGCCATGCTGCGCTCGTCCTTAGCGTAGTCAACGATCGTTCCACGTTCCAAGGGCGCACGATGACGGCATATGCAGCTTGCCGACCGGATGTTGAGGCACTTGGTGCTGCCTATTCGAAAGAGACGCTCTGTGTAGACGGGAATCTCATCTCTGGTCACGCATGGCCGGATCTTCCAGGCTTTATGCGCGAGTTCTTGAAACAAGTTCATGCTCGATAA
- a CDS encoding zinc-binding dehydrogenase: METMKAIVLNEPGKPEHFVLAEVPVPAVKAGEIRVRVQAAGLNPVDYKVAMNGHPNWQYPHVSGVDVAGIVDAVGEGVTQWKAGDRVVYHGDFARPGGFAEYTTTIAHTAAAIPDRVSFVDAAAFPCAGLTAYQILVRKMHMQRGQSILVHAGAGGVGGYAIQLAKQLGASIIIATASPNNEDYVRALGADYVLDYNQEDVHARVMEITAGEGVDLIVSSVNRATSQKDLSALAFGGQLACIAGAPETVADFQPSTKTFTLHKLMLGGAYGSGRKAEEELAAMATEFLQLIEEKKIDPMVNKVISLEEIPQGLQLLSERHVQGKIVAKIGD, encoded by the coding sequence ATGGAAACAATGAAAGCAATCGTACTAAATGAACCAGGCAAGCCCGAGCATTTCGTGCTGGCTGAGGTACCAGTTCCCGCTGTGAAGGCAGGAGAAATTCGAGTGCGTGTACAAGCTGCCGGACTGAATCCGGTGGATTACAAGGTGGCGATGAACGGCCATCCGAATTGGCAGTATCCTCATGTCAGCGGCGTCGATGTCGCGGGGATCGTTGATGCCGTTGGTGAAGGAGTTACTCAGTGGAAAGCTGGTGACCGTGTTGTCTATCATGGTGATTTCGCTAGGCCAGGAGGCTTCGCGGAATACACGACGACCATAGCGCATACAGCAGCAGCGATACCGGATCGGGTCTCATTCGTCGATGCAGCTGCATTTCCTTGCGCCGGCTTGACTGCTTATCAAATTCTCGTTCGCAAAATGCACATGCAGCGCGGACAATCGATCCTCGTACATGCAGGAGCTGGCGGGGTAGGCGGGTATGCAATCCAATTGGCGAAGCAGCTAGGCGCTTCTATAATTATCGCAACCGCTTCTCCGAATAATGAAGACTATGTGCGTGCTCTCGGTGCAGATTATGTGCTTGATTATAACCAAGAGGATGTACATGCCAGAGTGATGGAGATTACAGCAGGTGAGGGAGTGGACCTGATTGTTAGCTCCGTTAATCGTGCCACTTCGCAGAAGGATCTATCAGCTCTTGCTTTCGGCGGTCAACTCGCTTGTATTGCCGGCGCCCCCGAGACAGTAGCAGACTTTCAGCCTTCCACGAAGACATTCACGCTGCATAAGCTGATGCTAGGTGGAGCCTATGGTTCAGGCAGGAAAGCAGAAGAGGAGCTCGCAGCAATGGCAACGGAGTTTCTTCAATTGATTGAGGAGAAGAAGATCGACCCGATGGTGAATAAGGTAATCTCGTTGGAAGAGATTCCACAAGGACTGCAGCTGCTGTCAGAGCGGCATGTACAGGGGAAGATTGTTGCCAAGATAGGAGACTAA
- a CDS encoding homocysteine synthase translates to MANQFSEERRFLEETLAVHGGQQLDASTYARAVPIYQTTSYGFRDTEHAANLFGLKEFGNIYTRIMNPTTDVFEQRIAALEGGIGALGVASGQAAITYSILNIAEAGDEIVSATSLYGGTYNLFSYTLKKLGITVRFVDPSNPENFRAAITDKTKAIFAETIGNPKGDVLDIEAVSGIAHENGIPLIVDNTFPSPYLLKPIEHGADIVVHSATKFIGGHGTSIGGVIVDSGKFDWAASGKFPGLTTPDPSYHGVVFSEAVGPIAYIIKARVQLLRDMGAALSPFNSFMLLQGLETLHLRMERHSSNTQKVAEYLEQHEDVEWVSYAGLESHPSYELAKKYLPKGQGAILTFEIKGGVEAGKKVINAVKLFSHLANVGDSKSLIIHPASTTHQQLSDEEQQATGVTPGLIRLSVGTEAIDDIIYDLEQAIRASRE, encoded by the coding sequence ATGGCGAATCAATTTTCAGAGGAAAGACGTTTTCTAGAGGAAACGCTGGCCGTACATGGCGGGCAGCAGCTGGATGCATCAACATATGCACGTGCAGTTCCCATTTATCAAACGACATCATATGGCTTCAGAGACACAGAGCACGCAGCTAACTTGTTCGGCTTGAAAGAGTTTGGCAATATTTATACTCGCATCATGAATCCGACGACCGATGTATTCGAGCAGCGGATTGCGGCACTCGAAGGCGGAATCGGCGCGCTTGGCGTCGCTTCAGGACAAGCAGCAATTACATATTCCATCTTGAACATTGCCGAAGCAGGCGATGAGATTGTATCTGCAACAAGTCTCTATGGCGGCACTTATAATCTATTCTCGTATACGCTCAAGAAGCTAGGCATTACAGTGCGCTTCGTTGATCCAAGCAACCCGGAAAACTTCCGTGCGGCGATTACGGACAAGACGAAAGCAATCTTCGCAGAGACGATCGGCAATCCGAAGGGCGATGTCCTTGATATCGAGGCTGTATCCGGGATTGCACATGAGAATGGTATTCCGCTGATCGTCGATAATACGTTCCCAAGCCCATATTTGCTTAAACCAATTGAACATGGCGCAGATATTGTTGTTCATTCCGCTACCAAGTTTATCGGCGGCCATGGCACATCCATCGGTGGCGTTATTGTCGACAGCGGTAAGTTTGACTGGGCTGCCAGCGGCAAGTTCCCAGGTCTGACAACACCTGATCCAAGCTACCACGGTGTCGTCTTCTCAGAAGCAGTCGGCCCGATTGCTTATATTATTAAAGCTCGCGTACAGCTTCTGCGCGACATGGGCGCTGCGCTATCGCCATTCAACTCATTCATGCTGCTTCAAGGGCTGGAGACGCTTCATCTGCGGATGGAACGCCATTCCTCGAACACGCAGAAAGTGGCGGAATACCTGGAGCAGCATGAGGATGTCGAGTGGGTCAGCTATGCCGGCCTCGAGAGCCATCCGTCGTATGAGCTTGCCAAGAAGTATCTGCCGAAAGGACAAGGTGCAATCCTTACCTTCGAAATTAAAGGCGGCGTAGAAGCAGGTAAGAAAGTCATTAATGCCGTTAAGCTATTCTCGCACTTGGCTAACGTTGGCGATTCCAAATCACTTATCATTCATCCTGCCAGCACGACGCATCAGCAGCTCTCTGATGAAGAGCAGCAAGCGACTGGCGTTACACCGGGTCTCATCCGCTTGTCTGTAGGTACTGAGGCAATAGATGATATTATCTATGATTTGGAGCAGGCAATCCGAGCAAGCCGTGAGTAG